In Candidatus Nanoarchaeia archaeon, a genomic segment contains:
- a CDS encoding DUF192 domain-containing protein: MIVVNTSKKRVLAQDAEERDTFLGNGLGLMFRKRQSMILSFPSEGIRALHMWFVFFPIDVLFLDKSQKVVEIKENFVPWSVYFPRKKARYVVEIPKGWTKKSKTDIGDRIVFRQGNI; the protein is encoded by the coding sequence ATGATCGTGGTTAATACGTCTAAAAAAAGAGTATTGGCACAGGATGCCGAAGAGAGGGATACATTCCTAGGCAATGGGCTCGGCCTGATGTTTCGGAAGCGCCAAAGCATGATATTGAGTTTCCCTAGTGAAGGCATCCGTGCTCTCCATATGTGGTTTGTTTTCTTTCCTATTGATGTTCTTTTTCTTGATAAGTCACAGAAAGTTGTTGAGATAAAGGAAAACTTTGTTCCGTGGTCTGTTTACTTCCCGAGGAAGAAGGCAAGATATGTTGTTGAGATCCCGAAAGGATGGACAAAGAAAAGTAAAACCGATATTGGGGATAGGATTGTTTTTAGACAAGGTAATATTTAA